A single Streptomyces sp. 2114.4 DNA region contains:
- a CDS encoding response regulator transcription factor yields MSVLLEQPSSLVAYRPNKPTAMVVVADPRVRSTVTRHLWALGVRDVIEASSIAEARPRVGNPRDICVADVHLPDGSGLTLLSETRAAGWPNGLALSAADDIGAVRNALAGGVKGYVVTGTRTNLGLPGRPGTSPIGATAARMQRRPPGAPGHPGGYRELSGREVEVLRLVAEGQSNKAIGVSMGLSALTVKSHLARIARKLGTGDRAGMVAVALRTGIIH; encoded by the coding sequence GTGTCTGTTCTCCTCGAGCAACCTTCGAGCCTGGTCGCCTACCGCCCGAACAAGCCGACGGCCATGGTCGTCGTGGCCGACCCTCGCGTCCGCTCCACCGTCACCCGCCACCTGTGGGCCCTCGGAGTGCGTGACGTGATCGAGGCGTCGTCCATCGCGGAGGCCCGTCCCCGCGTCGGCAACCCGCGCGACATCTGCGTTGCCGACGTCCACCTTCCCGACGGCTCCGGCCTCACCCTCCTGTCCGAGACCCGGGCGGCGGGCTGGCCCAACGGCCTCGCGCTGTCCGCGGCCGACGACATCGGCGCCGTGCGCAACGCCCTGGCCGGCGGCGTCAAGGGCTATGTCGTCACCGGCACCCGCACCAACCTGGGCCTTCCGGGCCGCCCCGGCACCTCGCCCATCGGCGCCACCGCGGCCCGTATGCAGCGCCGCCCGCCGGGCGCCCCCGGCCACCCGGGCGGCTACCGCGAGCTGTCGGGCCGCGAGGTCGAGGTGTTGCGGCTGGTGGCGGAGGGCCAGTCCAACAAGGCCATCGGCGTCTCGATGGGGCTGTCGGCGCTGACCGTGAAGAGCCACCTGGCCCGCATCGCCCGCAAGCTCGGTACCGGTGACCGGGCCGGAATGGTGGCGGTCGCCCTGCGCACCGGCATCATCCACTGA
- a CDS encoding DUF3000 domain-containing protein, whose translation MAAAHEHLADGADEAPIPFRQAVEALRAARLRPEIEIDPTPAPKRLAPYAYALEAAVVERGSGPGGEDRDLADGRLVVLHNPAGDDTWQGTFRVVTLARAELEPEMGADPLLPEVSWSWLTGALEARGVRYGAPSGTVTRAGSHYFGGLAAREPATQIEIRASWTPAEGPGGVPELAVHLAAWCDLLCQVAGLPPATPDTAPRGGIVPLPQRRGAQPR comes from the coding sequence ATGGCTGCGGCTCACGAACACCTCGCGGACGGCGCGGACGAGGCCCCGATCCCCTTCCGTCAGGCGGTCGAAGCGCTCCGCGCGGCACGACTGCGGCCGGAGATCGAGATCGATCCGACGCCCGCTCCCAAACGGCTCGCCCCGTATGCGTACGCGCTGGAGGCGGCGGTCGTCGAACGCGGCTCGGGTCCGGGCGGCGAGGACAGGGATCTGGCGGACGGCCGGCTGGTGGTGCTGCACAACCCGGCCGGGGACGACACCTGGCAGGGCACCTTCCGGGTGGTGACCCTGGCGCGTGCGGAGCTGGAGCCGGAGATGGGCGCCGATCCGCTGCTGCCGGAGGTGTCCTGGTCCTGGCTCACCGGTGCGCTGGAGGCGCGCGGGGTGCGCTACGGCGCACCGAGCGGCACGGTGACCCGAGCCGGCTCGCACTACTTCGGCGGGCTCGCGGCGCGCGAGCCCGCCACGCAGATCGAGATCCGGGCGTCGTGGACACCGGCCGAGGGCCCCGGCGGGGTGCCGGAGCTGGCGGTGCATCTGGCGGCGTGGTGCGATCTGCTCTGCCAGGTGGCGGGCCTGCCGCCGGCCACGCCCGATACGGCGCCGCGCGGCGGGATCGTCCCGCTGCCCCAGCGCCGCGGTGCCCAGCCCCGCTGA
- the hemE gene encoding uroporphyrinogen decarboxylase — MSANECPTGQQQTGTHDSAFLKACRREPVPHTPVWFMRQAGRSLPEYRKVREGIAMLDSCMRPDLVTEITLQPVRRHQVDAAIYFSDIVVPLKAIGIDLDIKPGVGPVVENPIRTRADLAQLRALEPGDVPYVTEAIGMLVRELGATPLIGFAGAPFTLASYLVEGGPSRNHERTKALMYGDPQLWADLLDRLADITAAFLKVQIEAGASAVQLFDSWVGALSPADYRRSVMPASAKVFRAVEGLGVPRIHFGVGTGELLGLMGEAGADVVGVDWRVPMDEAARRVGPGKALQGNIDPAVLFAPREAVETKAREVLDAATGLDGHIFNLGHGVLPSTDPDVLTRLVEYVHTQTAR; from the coding sequence GTGAGCGCCAACGAATGCCCCACGGGCCAGCAGCAGACCGGTACACACGACTCGGCCTTCCTCAAGGCGTGCCGGCGTGAACCCGTGCCGCACACCCCGGTGTGGTTCATGCGCCAGGCCGGGCGCTCACTGCCCGAGTACCGCAAGGTCCGCGAGGGCATCGCGATGCTCGACTCCTGCATGCGGCCCGATCTCGTCACCGAGATCACCCTGCAGCCCGTGCGCCGCCACCAGGTCGACGCCGCCATCTACTTCAGCGACATCGTGGTCCCCCTCAAGGCCATCGGCATCGACCTCGACATCAAGCCCGGCGTCGGCCCGGTCGTCGAGAACCCGATCCGCACCCGCGCCGACCTGGCGCAGCTGCGCGCCCTGGAGCCCGGCGACGTCCCGTACGTCACCGAGGCCATCGGCATGCTCGTCCGCGAGCTGGGCGCCACGCCCCTGATCGGCTTCGCCGGTGCGCCCTTCACGCTCGCCAGCTACCTCGTCGAGGGCGGCCCGTCCCGTAACCACGAGCGCACCAAGGCCCTCATGTACGGCGACCCGCAGCTGTGGGCCGACCTGCTGGACCGGCTCGCCGACATCACCGCCGCGTTCCTCAAGGTCCAGATCGAGGCCGGGGCGAGCGCCGTACAGCTCTTCGACTCCTGGGTCGGTGCGCTCTCGCCGGCCGACTACCGCCGCTCGGTGATGCCCGCCTCCGCCAAGGTCTTCCGGGCGGTCGAGGGCCTGGGCGTACCGCGTATCCACTTCGGCGTCGGCACCGGCGAACTCCTCGGGCTGATGGGCGAGGCGGGCGCGGATGTCGTCGGCGTCGACTGGCGGGTGCCGATGGACGAGGCGGCCCGCCGGGTCGGTCCCGGCAAGGCGCTGCAGGGCAACATCGACCCGGCCGTGCTCTTCGCGCCCCGCGAGGCCGTCGAGACCAAGGCCCGCGAGGTTCTGGACGCGGCCACCGGCCTGGACGGCCACATCTTCAATCTCGGCCACGGTGTCCTGCCCTCCACCGACCCGGACGTGCTGACCCGCCTCGTCGAGTACGTCCACACGCAGACGGCGCGCTGA
- a CDS encoding FAD-dependent oxidoreductase has product MATEHLVIVGGDAAGMAAASQARRLRKPAELAITAFERSHFTSYSACGIPYWVGGEVDGPDALIARTAEEHRARDIDLRMRCEVTELDLDRGRVRFRELEDGGRESWTGFDKLVLATGARPRRPDLPGIDAPGVHGVQTLDDGRALLDALDASPGRRAVVVGAGYIGVEMAEALIRRGYQVTVLEQSAQPMSTLDPDMGALVHEAMCAMGIETVRGATVTGVLTDEESAPGGGRVRAVTTEDAEYPADVVVLGLGVRPETTLAAAAGLPLGMSGGLLTDLAMRVRGHDHLWAGGDCVEVLDLVSGQLRHIALGTHANKHGQVIGTNAGGGYATFPGVVGTAVSKVCDLEIARTGLLEREAHAAGLRFVTVTVEATNRAGYYPGARPMHVKMLAERRTGRLLGVQIVGREGAGKRVDIAAVALTAGMTVEQMTALDLGYAPPFSPVWDPVLVAARKAVGAVREAGA; this is encoded by the coding sequence ATGGCGACGGAGCACCTGGTCATCGTCGGGGGCGATGCGGCGGGGATGGCCGCCGCATCGCAGGCACGCCGGCTGCGGAAGCCGGCCGAGCTGGCGATCACCGCGTTCGAGCGCAGCCATTTCACCTCGTACTCCGCCTGCGGGATCCCGTACTGGGTGGGCGGCGAGGTCGACGGCCCGGACGCGCTGATCGCCCGTACGGCCGAGGAACACCGCGCCCGGGACATCGATCTGCGGATGCGCTGCGAGGTCACCGAACTCGACCTGGACCGGGGCCGGGTGCGCTTCCGGGAACTGGAGGACGGCGGCCGCGAGTCATGGACCGGCTTCGACAAACTGGTGCTGGCGACCGGCGCGCGCCCGCGCCGGCCCGATCTGCCGGGGATCGACGCGCCCGGCGTGCACGGCGTGCAGACCCTGGACGACGGCCGGGCCCTGCTGGACGCCCTCGACGCCTCCCCGGGCCGGCGGGCGGTCGTCGTCGGCGCCGGCTACATCGGTGTGGAGATGGCCGAGGCCCTGATCCGCCGCGGCTACCAGGTCACCGTCCTGGAGCAGAGCGCACAGCCGATGTCCACCCTCGACCCGGACATGGGCGCGCTCGTCCATGAGGCGATGTGCGCGATGGGCATCGAGACGGTGCGCGGGGCGACCGTCACCGGTGTGCTGACCGACGAGGAGAGCGCCCCCGGGGGCGGCCGGGTCCGCGCGGTCACCACCGAGGACGCCGAGTACCCGGCGGATGTGGTCGTGCTGGGCCTGGGGGTACGCCCCGAGACCACGCTCGCCGCCGCGGCGGGTCTGCCGCTGGGCATGTCCGGCGGCCTGCTCACCGACCTCGCCATGCGGGTGCGGGGACACGATCACCTCTGGGCGGGCGGCGACTGCGTCGAGGTCCTCGACCTGGTCTCCGGGCAGCTGCGCCATATCGCGCTGGGCACCCACGCCAACAAGCACGGGCAGGTCATCGGCACCAATGCGGGCGGCGGCTACGCGACCTTCCCCGGTGTCGTCGGCACGGCCGTCAGCAAGGTCTGCGATCTGGAGATCGCCCGGACGGGGCTGCTGGAGCGCGAGGCGCACGCCGCCGGACTGCGCTTCGTCACGGTGACCGTCGAGGCCACCAACCGCGCCGGCTACTACCCCGGCGCCCGCCCGATGCACGTCAAGATGCTCGCCGAGCGCCGTACGGGCCGGCTGCTGGGGGTGCAGATCGTCGGCCGCGAGGGCGCCGGCAAGCGGGTGGACATCGCGGCGGTGGCGCTGACGGCCGGCATGACGGTGGAGCAGATGACCGCGCTCGACCTCGGCTATGCCCCGCCGTTCTCCCCGGTCTGGGACCCCGTCCTGGTGGCGGCCCGCAAGGCCGTCGGTGCCGTACGGGAGGCCGGGGCCTGA
- a CDS encoding thiolase family protein, protein MTDPRVRDVYIVDAVRTPVGKYGGALAAVRPDDLAAHVVKALVDRTPDLDPARIDDVCFGDANGAGEDNRNVARMAVLLAGLPVTVPGVTVNRLCGSGLEAVIQAARAIAHGDAHIAVAGGVESMSRAPYVLRKPERAFPAGHQEMFSSTLGWRMVNPRMAPQWTVALGEGAELIADRHGITREQQDVFALASHQKAVRAWREGAYDDEVVPLPEVDLPRDETIREASSLESLSKLKPVFRSAGGTVTAGNSSPLNDGAAALLLVDEEGLRATGREPLARIRASAVTGIEPQLFGLGPVEAVRRALERSGRGFAEVATFELNEAFAAQALGCIGQWPELDPAVVNPRGGAIAIGHPLGASGARLAGAVAHQLAALGSGTGLAALCIGVGQGLALVLER, encoded by the coding sequence ATGACCGACCCACGCGTACGGGATGTGTACATCGTCGATGCCGTACGGACCCCCGTCGGCAAGTACGGCGGCGCGCTGGCCGCGGTCCGGCCGGACGATCTCGCCGCCCATGTGGTCAAGGCCCTGGTGGACCGCACCCCGGACCTCGATCCGGCGCGGATCGACGATGTCTGTTTCGGCGACGCGAACGGCGCGGGCGAGGACAACCGCAATGTGGCGCGGATGGCGGTGCTGCTGGCCGGGCTGCCGGTGACCGTCCCCGGAGTGACCGTGAACCGGCTGTGCGGGTCCGGTCTGGAGGCGGTCATCCAGGCGGCGCGGGCCATTGCGCACGGCGATGCGCATATCGCGGTGGCGGGCGGTGTGGAGTCGATGAGCCGTGCGCCGTATGTGCTGCGCAAGCCCGAACGCGCCTTCCCCGCGGGCCATCAGGAGATGTTCTCCTCGACGCTGGGCTGGCGGATGGTCAATCCGCGGATGGCCCCTCAGTGGACGGTGGCGCTGGGCGAGGGCGCCGAGCTGATCGCCGACCGGCACGGCATCACCCGCGAGCAGCAGGACGTCTTCGCGCTGGCCAGTCATCAAAAGGCGGTCCGCGCCTGGCGGGAGGGCGCCTACGACGACGAGGTGGTGCCGCTGCCGGAGGTGGACCTGCCGCGGGACGAGACGATCCGGGAGGCGTCGTCCCTGGAGTCTCTGTCCAAGCTGAAGCCGGTGTTCCGTTCGGCCGGGGGCACGGTCACCGCCGGGAACTCCTCGCCGCTCAACGACGGTGCGGCGGCCCTGCTGCTGGTGGACGAGGAGGGTCTGCGGGCCACCGGGCGCGAACCGCTGGCCCGTATCCGTGCGAGCGCGGTGACCGGGATCGAGCCGCAGCTGTTCGGGCTGGGGCCGGTGGAGGCGGTACGGCGGGCCCTGGAGCGGTCCGGGCGCGGCTTCGCCGAGGTGGCGACGTTCGAGCTCAACGAGGCGTTCGCGGCCCAGGCGTTGGGCTGCATCGGGCAGTGGCCGGAGCTGGACCCCGCCGTGGTCAATCCGCGCGGCGGCGCCATCGCCATCGGCCACCCGCTGGGGGCCTCCGGTGCCCGTCTGGCGGGGGCGGTGGCCCACCAGCTCGCCGCGCTGGGTTCGGGGACCGGGCTCGCCGCGCTGTGCATCGGCGTGGGGCAGGGGCTCGCGCTGGTCCTGGAGCGCTGA
- the hemG gene encoding protoporphyrinogen oxidase gives MSAAHTPAGRGPGSTGHVVVIGGGISGLAAAHRLLEGGARVTVLEAADRLGGKLRAGEIAGVPVDLGAESMLARRPEAVDLARAVGIGDRLQPPATAGACLWTRGALRPMPTGHVMGVPGDLGPLTASGVLSPEGIARIDEDARLPRTEVGEDVAVGTYVARRLGREVVDRLVEPLLGGVYAGDAYRISMRAAVPPLFEAARTHRSLLDGVRGIQARTAATVHQAGAAATGPVFMGIEGGIGTLPGAVADAVRAKGGEIRTGTPVTAVRRTPDGWQLDLDGTALTADAVVLATPAPATARLLAPVCRPAAAELDSVEYASMALVTMAFRRADVEGRLTGSGFLVPPVDGRKIKASTFSGNKWGWSGRFDPELFVLRTSLGRHGDEEDLTREDSELVGFSRADLREAVGLTAAPVASTVTRWHGGLPQYPVGHLERVARIHDAVAGLPGLRVCGALYGGVGIPACIASGRTAADDILTTLRPDSVPAE, from the coding sequence ATGAGCGCAGCGCACACCCCCGCGGGCCGGGGGCCCGGCAGCACCGGTCATGTGGTCGTCATCGGTGGAGGCATCTCCGGGCTGGCGGCGGCGCACCGACTGCTCGAAGGCGGCGCCCGGGTGACCGTCCTGGAAGCGGCGGACCGGCTCGGTGGCAAGCTGCGGGCGGGCGAGATCGCGGGCGTCCCGGTCGATCTGGGCGCCGAATCGATGCTGGCCAGGCGGCCGGAGGCGGTGGATCTCGCGCGCGCGGTCGGCATCGGGGACCGGCTGCAGCCGCCCGCCACGGCCGGTGCCTGTCTGTGGACGCGCGGCGCGCTGCGGCCGATGCCCACCGGTCATGTCATGGGCGTCCCCGGGGACCTCGGCCCGCTCACCGCCTCCGGTGTGCTCTCCCCCGAGGGGATCGCCCGTATCGACGAGGACGCCCGGCTGCCGCGCACCGAGGTCGGCGAGGACGTCGCCGTCGGCACCTATGTCGCCCGGCGGCTGGGCCGCGAGGTCGTCGACCGGCTCGTGGAGCCCCTGCTCGGCGGGGTGTACGCGGGTGACGCGTACCGGATCTCGATGCGCGCCGCCGTCCCCCCGCTCTTCGAGGCCGCGCGGACGCACCGTTCCCTGCTCGACGGCGTACGGGGCATCCAGGCGCGGACCGCCGCGACCGTCCACCAGGCCGGGGCCGCCGCGACCGGACCGGTCTTCATGGGCATCGAGGGCGGCATCGGGACGCTGCCGGGCGCGGTGGCCGACGCCGTACGGGCCAAGGGCGGCGAGATCCGCACCGGCACGCCGGTCACCGCGGTGCGGCGCACCCCCGACGGCTGGCAGCTCGACCTCGACGGCACCGCGCTCACCGCCGATGCCGTCGTCCTCGCCACCCCCGCACCGGCCACGGCCCGCCTCCTCGCCCCCGTCTGCCGGCCCGCCGCCGCCGAGCTGGACTCCGTCGAGTACGCCTCCATGGCCCTGGTGACCATGGCCTTCCGCCGCGCCGACGTCGAGGGGCGGCTGACCGGCAGCGGCTTCCTCGTCCCGCCCGTGGACGGCCGCAAGATCAAGGCATCCACCTTCTCGGGCAACAAGTGGGGCTGGTCCGGCCGCTTCGACCCGGAGCTCTTCGTGCTGCGCACCTCCCTCGGCCGCCACGGCGACGAGGAGGATCTGACGCGTGAGGACTCCGAGCTCGTCGGCTTCTCGCGCGCCGACCTGCGCGAGGCGGTCGGGCTGACCGCCGCGCCGGTCGCCTCGACGGTCACCCGCTGGCACGGCGGACTGCCCCAGTACCCGGTCGGCCACCTGGAGCGGGTGGCCCGGATCCACGACGCCGTGGCCGGGCTGCCGGGCCTGCGGGTGTGCGGCGCGCTCTACGGAGGCGTCGGCATCCCGGCCTGTATCGCCTCGGGCCGCACGGCCGCCGACGACATCCTCACCACCCTGCGCCCGGACTCCGTCCCCGCCGAGTGA
- the hemQ gene encoding hydrogen peroxide-dependent heme synthase, which produces MTDASTPASAPQAPAAPEKVPHAGKKAKDLNEIIRYTLWSVFKLRDVLPEDRGGYAEEVEELFAQLAAKDVVVRGTYDVSGLRADADVMIWWHSESSDALQEAYNLFRRTRLGRVLEPVWSNMALHRPAEFNKSHIPAFLADEEPRAYVSVYPFVRSYEWYLLPDEDRRRMLADHGKMARGFPDVRANTVPSFSLGDYEWVLAFEADELYRIVDLMRHLRGSEARMHVREEIPFYTGRRKPVSELVAGLA; this is translated from the coding sequence ATGACAGACGCTTCCACCCCCGCTTCCGCGCCGCAGGCACCCGCGGCGCCCGAGAAGGTTCCGCACGCCGGCAAGAAGGCCAAGGACCTCAACGAGATCATCCGCTACACCCTCTGGTCGGTGTTCAAGCTGCGCGACGTCCTCCCGGAGGACCGCGGCGGCTACGCCGAGGAGGTCGAGGAGCTGTTCGCGCAGCTCGCGGCCAAGGACGTGGTGGTGCGCGGCACCTACGACGTGTCCGGCCTGCGTGCCGATGCCGACGTCATGATCTGGTGGCACTCGGAGAGCTCGGACGCCCTCCAGGAGGCGTACAACCTCTTCCGCCGCACCCGGCTGGGCCGTGTGCTGGAGCCGGTGTGGTCGAACATGGCGCTGCACCGCCCCGCCGAGTTCAACAAGTCGCACATCCCGGCCTTCCTGGCCGACGAGGAGCCGCGCGCCTATGTGAGCGTCTACCCCTTCGTGCGCTCCTACGAGTGGTACCTCCTGCCCGACGAGGACCGCCGCCGGATGCTCGCCGACCACGGCAAGATGGCCCGCGGCTTCCCGGACGTGCGCGCCAACACCGTGCCGTCGTTCTCGCTGGGCGACTACGAGTGGGTGCTCGCGTTCGAGGCCGATGAGCTCTACCGCATCGTCGACCTGATGCGTCATCTGCGCGGCTCCGAGGCGCGGATGCACGTCCGCGAGGAGATCCCCTTCTACACCGGGCGCCGCAAGCCGGTCTCCGAGCTGGTCGCGGGCCTGGCGTAA
- a CDS encoding alpha/beta hydrolase, with protein sequence MRALALYGTIGSLLVTALAAAPAGGATGAAATPPAPVAHRIGFGRCAPVEHLPSTVECGTLTVPLDYARPDGKKIHLTVSRVRATAHRERQGSLIFNPGGPGASSMEFPLYGGLPKWDKLARVYDFVGYAPRGVGRSAPLSCQDPKKFAKAPTDSRPHPDAAFKRRKMAQARAYARGCVRRAGADLPYYNSVNNARDLDMLRAALGEKKLNFMGASYGTYFAALYATLFPGHVRRMLFDSVVNPAPRQIWYRNNLDQDIAFQRRWSDWLRWTAKHHGRYHLGTTKRAVQHSYDTAAHKLRRHPLGGKIGAGQLQSAFLKTGYNDAFWPRSAEALSGYLHGDPKPLMAQAMPRSGGARAEENGNAVYTAVECNDARWPHDWRTWDRDNTEVARTAPFETWDNAWMNLPCAFWPDRWRTATAALDAAAEQAGHHATGRDLAEAARHATSSVLDDVLHGQHGPIDVRTEPGALPPVMLLAAERDAATPYKGALELQRRLPGSSLVTENGAGTHGIAFGENACVNRYVEAYLLHGKIPARKVYCAPRAEPAPGQQVTRAQQHAVPGK encoded by the coding sequence GTGAGAGCACTTGCGTTGTACGGCACCATCGGGTCGCTGTTGGTGACCGCCCTCGCCGCTGCCCCGGCAGGCGGCGCCACGGGGGCCGCCGCCACGCCACCCGCGCCCGTTGCCCACCGCATCGGCTTCGGCCGCTGCGCCCCGGTGGAGCATCTGCCGTCGACCGTCGAGTGCGGCACCCTCACCGTTCCCCTCGACTACGCGCGCCCCGACGGCAAGAAGATCCATCTGACCGTCAGCCGGGTCCGGGCCACCGCACACCGCGAACGGCAGGGCTCCCTGATCTTCAACCCCGGCGGCCCGGGCGCGTCCAGCATGGAGTTCCCGCTCTACGGCGGGCTCCCCAAGTGGGACAAGCTGGCCCGGGTCTACGACTTCGTGGGCTATGCGCCGCGCGGTGTGGGCCGCTCGGCGCCGCTGTCGTGCCAGGACCCCAAGAAGTTCGCCAAGGCGCCCACCGACAGCCGTCCGCACCCCGACGCGGCCTTCAAGCGCCGGAAAATGGCCCAGGCCAGGGCGTACGCCCGGGGCTGCGTCCGCCGGGCCGGCGCCGACCTGCCCTACTACAACTCCGTCAACAACGCCCGCGACCTGGACATGCTGCGGGCCGCGCTCGGCGAGAAGAAGCTGAACTTCATGGGCGCCTCGTACGGGACGTACTTCGCGGCCCTCTACGCGACGCTCTTCCCCGGCCATGTCCGGCGGATGCTCTTCGACAGTGTCGTCAATCCCGCGCCCCGGCAGATCTGGTACCGCAACAACCTCGACCAGGACATCGCCTTCCAGCGCCGCTGGAGCGACTGGCTGCGCTGGACCGCCAAGCACCATGGCCGCTACCACCTCGGCACGACCAAGCGGGCGGTGCAGCACTCCTACGACACGGCCGCGCACAAGCTGCGCCGCCACCCGCTGGGCGGGAAGATCGGCGCCGGCCAGCTGCAGTCGGCGTTCCTCAAGACCGGCTACAACGACGCCTTCTGGCCGCGGAGCGCCGAGGCGCTGTCGGGGTATCTGCACGGGGACCCCAAGCCGCTGATGGCCCAGGCCATGCCGCGGTCCGGCGGCGCCAGGGCCGAGGAGAACGGCAACGCCGTCTACACCGCCGTCGAGTGCAATGACGCACGCTGGCCGCACGACTGGCGCACCTGGGACCGGGACAACACCGAGGTCGCCCGGACCGCGCCGTTCGAGACCTGGGACAACGCCTGGATGAACCTGCCCTGCGCCTTCTGGCCCGACCGGTGGCGGACCGCCACCGCCGCGCTCGACGCCGCCGCGGAGCAGGCCGGACACCACGCCACCGGCCGGGACCTGGCCGAAGCCGCCCGTCATGCGACCTCGAGCGTGCTCGACGATGTGCTGCACGGGCAGCACGGTCCGATCGACGTCCGCACGGAGCCCGGCGCGCTGCCGCCGGTGATGCTGCTGGCGGCCGAGCGGGACGCGGCGACGCCGTACAAGGGGGCGCTGGAGCTGCAGCGGCGGCTGCCCGGCTCCTCGCTGGTCACCGAGAACGGGGCGGGCACCCACGGCATCGCGTTCGGCGAGAACGCCTGTGTGAACCGGTACGTGGAGGCCTACCTGCTGCACGGGAAGATCCCGGCGCGCAAGGTGTACTGCGCGCCGCGCGCGGAGCCGGCGCCGGGCCAGCAGGTGACCCGGGCCCAGCAGCACGCCGTGCCGGGCAAGTAG
- a CDS encoding TIGR04222 domain-containing membrane protein, with translation MWLFFFLLASAAAALSCALLCRAAVAAARTTRPSPGTAPGPSTGGDRAGLTLYEVAYLSGGPHRLADLVLVLMAQQRRLLLTDTGWATVVDPVGKDAFERATLTAIGPEGQCRIPQIRDTLVGDAAVREVAERLVTDGLALPAAVRPGVATAVRLVQGTALLVPLFAAAAAWMAPAGADNGLLLGWFALPLILALGTWAVARFELHPYSDWATDAGGQKLPRTSGSPAPLPPLTSFALRGPTALTDPTLRAALHSSGA, from the coding sequence ATGTGGCTCTTCTTCTTCCTTCTCGCCTCGGCAGCGGCGGCGCTCTCCTGTGCGCTGCTGTGCCGTGCCGCGGTCGCCGCCGCGCGCACCACCCGGCCGTCGCCCGGGACCGCCCCGGGGCCCTCCACAGGGGGCGACCGCGCCGGGCTGACCCTCTATGAGGTGGCCTACCTCTCCGGCGGCCCGCACCGGCTCGCCGACCTCGTCCTGGTGCTGATGGCCCAGCAGCGGCGGCTGCTGCTCACCGACACCGGGTGGGCGACCGTCGTCGACCCGGTCGGCAAGGACGCCTTCGAGCGCGCGACCCTGACCGCCATAGGCCCGGAAGGACAGTGCCGCATACCGCAGATACGGGACACCCTCGTCGGGGATGCCGCGGTGCGGGAGGTGGCCGAGCGGCTGGTGACCGACGGGCTGGCGCTGCCCGCCGCGGTCCGTCCGGGCGTCGCCACCGCCGTCCGCCTGGTGCAGGGCACAGCCCTCCTGGTGCCGCTGTTCGCCGCCGCTGCCGCCTGGATGGCGCCGGCCGGCGCGGACAACGGGCTGCTCCTGGGCTGGTTCGCGCTCCCCCTGATCCTCGCCCTCGGCACCTGGGCGGTGGCCCGCTTCGAGCTCCACCCGTACAGCGACTGGGCCACCGACGCGGGGGGACAGAAACTGCCCCGCACTTCCGGCTCCCCCGCCCCCCTTCCCCCTCTCACCTCGTTCGCTCTCCGAGGCCCCACCGCCCTCACCGACCCCACCTTGCGCGCCGCGCTCCACTCATCCGGGGCATAG
- a CDS encoding TIGR04222 domain-containing membrane protein: MTGFASWVFLEIGAASLVLLFGAAWIRLRTPSVRRRDAVVHDVWEAAFLAGGPGRVVDAAIAGMHQDGRLAVGGPGVVTVRQAFAHDAVEAAVLDAIGRTPGGALSVLRATARHSPAVQGVGDRLAARGLLRRPELGRGWRRLASAQMTACVVLFFIALLLSFAGSGGGDPYGPPPALRAVPAVVVGLAVASVCKKAFGRRITKAGSCALRSARAARPRGGGAAGAWLPAAPAVALGGTALIADELLRRQFEEAHRATAAAAGSGSGSSGGSSCGDGGGGPGSDGGSWCGSGDGGSGSGCGSTGSSCGGGSSCGGGSSCGGGGGSSCGGGCGGG, translated from the coding sequence GTGACGGGGTTCGCCTCCTGGGTCTTCCTGGAGATCGGTGCCGCGTCGCTGGTCCTGCTCTTCGGCGCGGCCTGGATACGGCTGCGGACGCCGTCCGTCCGGCGGAGGGACGCCGTGGTCCACGACGTGTGGGAGGCGGCGTTCCTCGCCGGCGGCCCCGGGCGGGTGGTGGACGCCGCGATCGCCGGGATGCACCAGGACGGCCGGCTCGCCGTGGGCGGCCCGGGAGTGGTGACCGTACGCCAGGCCTTCGCCCATGACGCGGTCGAGGCGGCCGTACTGGACGCGATCGGCCGGACGCCCGGCGGTGCGCTGTCGGTGCTGCGCGCCACGGCGAGGCACAGCCCGGCGGTCCAAGGGGTCGGCGACCGGCTGGCGGCCCGTGGCCTGCTGCGCCGTCCGGAGCTCGGCCGGGGGTGGCGCCGGTTGGCGAGCGCCCAGATGACGGCCTGCGTGGTGCTCTTCTTCATCGCGCTGCTGCTGTCCTTCGCGGGGAGCGGAGGGGGCGACCCGTACGGCCCGCCGCCGGCGCTCCGGGCGGTGCCCGCGGTGGTCGTGGGCCTGGCGGTGGCGTCGGTGTGCAAGAAGGCGTTCGGCCGCCGGATCACCAAGGCGGGGAGCTGCGCGCTGCGCTCCGCGCGGGCGGCCCGGCCCCGAGGGGGCGGCGCGGCCGGGGCCTGGCTGCCCGCCGCGCCGGCGGTGGCGCTCGGCGGTACGGCGCTGATCGCGGACGAGCTGCTGCGGCGGCAGTTCGAGGAGGCGCACCGTGCCACGGCCGCCGCGGCGGGCAGCGGATCCGGGTCGTCCGGAGGTTCCTCGTGCGGTGACGGCGGGGGCGGCCCGGGGAGTGACGGCGGGTCCTGGTGCGGCTCCGGCGACGGCGGGTCCGGGTCGGGGTGCGGCAGCACCGGGTCGTCCTGTGGCGGCGGCTCGTCGTGCGGGGGCGGTTCGAGCTGTGGCGGCGGAGGCGGTTCGAGCTGCGGGGGCGGCTGCGGCGGCGGCTGA